TGCTGAGGGTCAGAAAGATAGGAGACTTCGATGTGGAGGCATGCGGAGGAACACACTGCAATAGGACGGGAGATATAGGACTGATAAAGATAACCAGAGTCGAAAGAATCCAAGACGGAATAGACAGGCTTGAGTTTTTAGCTGGACAGCCAGCTCTGGACTTTGTGGAGGCAAGGTCGGACCTGGTTGAATTTCTCTCCTCTGTGTTTACAACACAGCCAGAGAACCTTAAGAAGGTCTTGCTATCGCAGAAAGAAGAGTTTGAACAACTAAAGAAGAACTACAAGAGTCTGGCGAAGAGACTGGCTGCAGAGATGCAGGCCGGTTTGGCCAAGATGTCTTACAGCATCGGTGGAATAAAACTGGTTTTCATAAGTGATGAATACCTTGATGAGCAGGCACATATAGCTATAGGCGACGTAATAATAACATCCAATCCTGATGTGGTTTATGTCGGGTTTGTAGTAAAGAACGGTGGCAGCAGGATAGTGGTCTTTGCTGGTAGCAAAGCTGTGGAGAAAGGGGTAAATGCATCTGAGCTTGTCAGGGAAGTCTCAAGAACAATATCTGGTTCTGGAGGCGGCACAAGCAGGCTGGGTCAGGGCGGAGGCAAAATACCAGATTCAACAGACCTCATAAGGGAAAAAGTGATCGAGAAAATCCGTGTTAGGCTAGGTGTGGATGGGAATGAGACAAAGTAGACTATTACAAAATCTAGTCAAACCTGCCAAGGGTGGGGATCTATGACTACGGAGAAATTCAATGACCAGAAATGGGTCAGAAGATGGGAGGAAGAGAAGATATTCGAAGCAGACGCAGACCCAAAAAAGGGTAAGGTATTCGTAACCTTTCCATACCCATACATGAATGGACCACTTCATCTAGGTCATGTCTTCTCTGGCTCAAGAATAGACGCTTATGCTAGGTTCAAGAGGATGCAAGGCTATAACGTTCTCTTTCCTTGGGCCTGGCACTGGACGGGTCAGCCGGTAGTATCTGCGGTTAGGAGGTATATCGAGGGAGACCCTCTGCAGATAAAGATCTTTACGGAGATAGATAAAATACCAGAAGATGAACTGAAGCATTTCAACGACCCTGTATACGTTGCTGACTACTATACAAGAGAGAACAGGCAGACGGTGAAGAACCTGGGATTTTCTGTAGACTGGAGAAGAGAATTCCATACCACATCCCACGAACCGCTCTATAGCAGGTTTGTGGAGTGGCAATACAACACACTGAAGGCTCTTGGCTACGTGGTTCAGGGCACACACCCGGTTGTCTGGTGTCCGAAGGACCAGAGTCCGACACAGGACCATGACAGACTGGAAGGAGAAGGGGTCGCGCCAGAAGAGTACACTGCGATAAAATTTCAGACCGATCAGGATAAGACGTTCCTGTTGGCTGGTACCCTACGCCCAGAAACAATTTTCGGTGTAACCAACGTCTGGGTGAACCCTGACGGAGACTATGTGGTGGTAGCTGTACATGGAGAGAGGTGGATAATGAGCAGGCAGGCTGGTCTGAAGCTGAAAGAGCAGATGGACGATGTAGAAATACAGAATAGCTTCAAAGGTACCGAGCTGACAGGAAAAGAATGTACAGCGCCTCTAACCGGCAGAAGAATCCCCATACTCCCGGCAGAATTCGTCGATACAGATAGTGTTACAGGTGTTGTTTACAGCGTTCCTGCCCATGCACCGTACGACTGGCTTGCTCTACGGGACCTTAGACAGAGCAGCCTAGACCAGAAGAGTAAGAATATGGCAGAATCAATTCAACCCATATCGATCATATCAGTCCAAGGGTTCGGGGAATTTCCCGCGATAGAACTGGTAGAAAAGATGAAGATAAAGGACCAGCATGACCAAAAGGCCGAAGAGGCCACAAAGGAGCTCTACAGTAAGGAGTTTCATGCAGGAAGGTTGAAGGAAAACTGCGCAGATTATGCAGGTATGCCTGTTGCAAAGGCGAAGCAACTGATACTTGACGACCTGACCAAGAGAAACTTGGCAATGCAATTCTTCGACCTGCCTGAGAGAGTAGTCTGCAGGTGCGGGACCGTATGCATAGTGAAGATGTTGAAGGACCAGTGGTTTCTTAAGTACAGCGACCAGGAATGGAAGGCCAGGTCAGCCTTGGCTGTCTCGAGAGCGAACGTATTTCCACCTGAAGCCAGAAATCAGTTCATCCAGACCATATACTGGTTAAAGGACTACCCGTGCGCCAGAAAGACTGGTCTTGGGACCCCGCTTCCCTGGGATAAAGAGTGGCTTGTTGAGACGCTGAGCGACTCAACTATATACATGGCCTTTTACACCATAATTCCCAGATTAAGGGAAAAAGGGATTCGCCCGGAACAGCTGACTGACCAGCTGCTGGATTACGTCTTTCTAGGAAAAGGTGAAGCAAGCAAGATAGCATCGGACACGAATCTGGAAGAGGACTTTGTACAGCAGCTCAGGTCCGAGTTCCTCTACTGGTATCCGGTAAACCTCAGGAACTCCGGAAAGGATCTGGTATCAAACCACCTGACCTTCTTTATAATGCACCATGTTGCACTTTTTGACGAAGAGCTCTGGCCCACAGCGATAGGGGTCAACGGGATGGTTCAGCTGGAGGGGGCACGCATGTCAAAATCTCACGGTAACTTCATTGCAGCGAAAGATGCCATAACGAAATATGGTGCAGACGCTACAAGGGCGACTCTTCTCTCAACCGCTGAGGGGCTTGACGATCCTGACTGGAGAAGCAAGAATGCACAGGATTTCAAGCAAAAGATAGAATCTTTACCGGGCTTGGTAACAAAGGTGACGAATGACGCAGAAGACAGGACTGAAGGAGAGCTTGACAGATGGCTTATTGCCAAGCTTCAGGAGAGGATAAAGGCTGTTACAGAATCGATGGAGATGCTGAAGACTAGGACCGCTTTCTTTAACGCCTTTTTTGCACCCTGGAACGACCTGAAGTGGTATCTCAGAAGAGGTAAACCAAACAGGAGAACGGTCCAGTTGTTTTTTAGCACTTGGACCAAGCTCCTTTCTCCCTTCACCCCGTTTGTAGCCGAAGAGATGAATCATGCGCTTGGCGGAAAAGGGTTGGTGAGCTCTTCAATCTGGCCGGAATACGATCCTTCGTTAATAGACCCCAGGGCAGAGCTTTCTGAGGACTTGGTACAGGAAGTTATTAGTGATATAAAGGAGATAAGCTCTGTAATAAACTCCAAGGTTACAAGTGCAAAGATATTTGTTTCAAACAGTCAGAGGAGGTCTACGCTCAAAGATGTCTATAACCTGCTCAAAGAAGGCAGGAAGGAAGGCGAAGTAATAGCTTCGTTTGTCAGCAAGAGCAAACCGGAGGAAAAAGGCCGGGTAGCCAATGAGGTTCAGACGATGATAAAGTACTGCAGGGAGCTCGGGATGGAGAAAGTTGGGAAACTTGTAAGCATACAGTTGGATGAATACTCTATACTTTCTTCAGCTTCTGACTTCATATGTAAAGAAACATCGCTTGAAAGGTTGGAGGTGCTGCAGAGTGACGGACTGGAAGCAAAGAAGGGCAGGGTACCTCTGCCTATGAAGCCTGTAATACTTCTGAGCTAAAGGTCTAATCGTTTAATAGCTGTTCCACCAAACCTAAGCAATATGAAGGCTGTTAGGCTGATTGAAAAGGGAAAGTTAGAAACAAGCGAAGTACCGCTTCCTGATAAGCTGGAGGCAGACCAGGTACTTATCAAAATCGACGTGACAGGAATATGCTACAGGGATATATTGACAGTGGATGGGTTCTTCCCAAACACGAAGTACCCCATAACTTTGGGCCACGAGATAACAGGCAGAATAATCGAAAAAGGTGAAAACGTCAGAAGTTTCTCAGTCGGGGACAGAATTGCGTCGTTGATATACGAACCCTGTGGAAAATGTGTTGATTGCCTGAACGGGAGAGAAAATATCTGCAGATATAAGAAGACTTTCGGCGAAGAGCTTGACGGTTCTTATTCAGAATATATAGTGGCCAGAGAGAGGTCTCTTGTTAAAGTACCTGCCGGAGCAAGTGCAGAAGCTGCTGCAATATCCGCATGCGTAACAGGGATGCTCCTGCATGCCTTCAACAGAGCGGATACGAGGCCCGGAGAGACTGTACTCGTAACCGGAGCTGGAGGGGGTGTCGGTATACATGCTGTGCAGATTGCTAAAGCGCTAGGATGCAGGGTTATCGCAGCTACTTCGTCCATGTGGAAGGCTGAGAAGATAAGAGAATACGGCGCAGACGAAGTGATAATTCATCAGGGCAACTTCAATCAACAGGTGAAAGAACTGACATCGGGAAGGGGAGTCGATGTAGTTCTCGAATCTGTGGGTACTCCTACCCTATCTGACAGCATAAGAAGTCTATCTTGGGGAGGAAGAATGGTTGTAGTTGGTAACGTGAATCCAGCACCAACGCAGCTCATGCTTGGCCATATCATTCTGAGGGAAAACTCTATAATAGGAAGTCTCAGTTCAACCAGAAAGGAAGTAGAGCAAGCCCTCAGGCTAAGCGCGGAAGGGAAGATCAGACCTGTCGTGCATGCAGTGCTTCCATTAGACCAGGCTTCAGAAGGACATAAAATAATGAAAGAAAGGGGCTCGCTCGGCAGGATACTGCTCAAACCGTAAACTCTATTACAGGTTGACCTCTTTTAATTATATCACCTTCAGTAACCAGCACTTCTTTTACTGTACCATTTCTTTCAGCTCTAAGGGTGGTCTGCATCTTCATCGATTCTATGACAATTAATTCATCACCCAGATTAACATCCTGATTCTTCTTCACCTTTATCTCAAGTATTCTGCCTGGTAAAGGAGATACAATGACGGAAGCTGTTCTTATTTTAGCTTCACCATCATTCTTCGGCTTCCTCCTGTATTCTATAATATATCCATCTACTTCGAGAGTATAAGATTCTAATCCTTCGTCGATAAACCTAATCTTGAAAACATCATTATCCACCTTTGCTCGATACCGATTAATACCTTCTTTCCCAAGTTCGACCCGGAAGACTCGCCCTGCGTAGTTCACCAAGTAATATCCATCTGCGTCCTTCACTTCTAGTGCTAGCTTTCTGTCTTGACAATACAACTCAAACAACGTCAAAGAACCTCTCTCCTCTTACGATTCTTTTATTCCTGCCTGTGTTTCTCGTCTGTTCTGTCTGCAGGTGAATACCTCTTGAAAGCATTACCGACAGAGCCATAGCCCCATAGAGTTCGATTCTTCTTACTCTTTCCTCTTCCTTTCGTTTGAGTCTCTCTATAATTGCATTATCCTGGATAAAATCAGTATTGAGCTGCCAATTTATGAAAGAGTCATGGCTCAACACCTCTTTATGGAAAGGGATGTTTGTCTTGATTCCCTCTATACTCAATTCGTCTAGTGCTACAAGCATGAGTTTCCTAGCTTCATCCAGAGTGTTTGCTTTGGTTATTATCTTTGCAACCAAGGAATCATAGTACTCGGGTACTCTGGTGCCAGATGTTACGTATGAATCCACTCTTACTCCCCTTCCTCCTGGGAAACGAACAGATGATATTGTTCCTGAATCAGGTGCAAAGTCGTTTAGAGGGTCTTCAGCTGTGATCCTGCATTCAATAGCAGCCCCGGCAGGCCTGATCTGTTCCTGTTCCAAGTTAAGCCTCTCCCCAGAAGCAACTGCTATCTGCTCCCTTACAATGTCTATACCAGTAACTTCCTCTGTGATAGGGTGCTCCACCTGAAGTCTGGAATTCACCTCCATAAAGTAGAAATTTCCTTCTGAATCTCTAAGAAACTCCACTGTACCTGCGTTAGTGTATGAAACTGCTCTAGCAATCTTTACTGCATATTCTCCTAACTTCTTTCTATCAGCTTCGTTTATGACAGGGCTGGGAGTTATCTCGATTAACTTCTGATGCCTCCTCTGGATGCTGCATTCTCTTTCACCAAGATAAACCACCTTTCCATAACTATCTGCGATTATCTGCATCTCTACATGTCTTGCTGGTTTGACAAGTTTTTCGATGTACAGCGATGCTCTTCCAAACGAGCCAGCAGCCTCTCCTAGGGCTAGATTCCAGATTTCTTCAAGCTGTTTACTGTTCTTCACCTCTCTTATACCTCTGCCGCCTCCACCATAGGCAGATTTGACAAGGACCGGATAGCCTATCTTCTCAGCTATCTCTTTTGCTTTGCTTATCTCTTGCACCTCTCCTTTCGAGCCAGGAGTAATCGGTACACCCACTGATGACGCTAATTCCCTACATTTAGACTTGTTACCGGTCAGCTCTAACGTTCTGCTGCTAGGTCCTACGAAGGTAACTCCCCTTTTTTCGCACAGACCTGCAAATTCGGAATTCTCTGCAAGAAATCCATAGCCTGGATGAATCGCATCGGCACCTGCCCTGAGAGCAGTTTCGACCAGCAATTCCTTGTTCAGATAACTCTGCTGAGGAGCTGATTGTCCTATCGGGTAGGCTTCATCTGCCATACCTACATGCATCGAATCCTTGTCCGCTTCGGAGTAGACTGCAACACTCTGAATGCCCAGAAGCTTGAGGGTTCTGATCACCCTGACTGCGATCTCTCCCCTGTTGGCTACAAGCACTTTCCTGAACAAATACATCACGGTCAGAGGGGTATGTTACCGTGTTTCTTATTCGGTCTGAACTCGGATTTATTCTCCAGAGACGCCAGAGCAGAGATCAGCTTCGGCCTTGTCTGAGCTGGGTCTATGATCTCGTCGATTATTCCTCTTGATGCAGCTTCGTAAGGGTTTGCAAATTTCTCTCTGTATTCTCTTATCAGCTTAGACCTGAGTTCTTCTCTTTGTGTCGAATCAGCATTTGAAAGTTCGTCTCTGAATATTATGTTAACTGCTGCATCCGGGCCCATCACTGCTATCTCAGCTGTAGGCCATGCATAATTCAGGTCTGCCTTGCTGTATTTTGACCCCATCGCACAGTATGCTCCTCCGTATGCCTTCCTGACTATCACGGTTATTTTGGGAACTGTGGCTTCACAGTAAGCAAAAAGAAGCTTTGAACCGTGCCTTATTATTCCTCCATGCTCCTGTTCCAATCCTGGCATGTAGCCTGGTACATCGACAAAAGTTATTATCGGGATGTTGAAGCAATCGCAGAACCTTACAAACCTTGCAGCCTTTACAGAAGAATCTATATCAAGAGCACCTGATAGATGCAGAGGCTGGTTGGCAACTATCCCGACAGACCTGCCCGCAAGTCTCGCGAAGCCAACTATTATGTTTGGAGCCCAGTCTTTATGCACTTGAAGAAGATCTCCTGAATCCACCACTTTTGTGATTATCTTTAGCATATCATATGGTTCGTTCGGCGAGTCTGGCACTATCTGCCTGAGTGACAGGTCTACCCTGTCTGATGGGTCGTTTAAGTCCATAACAGGGGGCTCCTCGCCGTTGTTTTGAGGCAAAAAGGAGAGCAGCTTCCTTATCAGAGAAAAGCATTGTAGTTCGTCATCAACCACGAAATGAGCTACACCGCTTTTCTTTGCACTGACTTCGGCTCCCCCCAGCTCTTCAAACGTAACCTGCTGTCCGAGTGCCGCTTTAACTACGTCCGGTCCGGTTATGAACATATTACTGATACCTTTTACCATTATCACAAAATCTGTCAGAGCAGGAGAGTAGACAGCACCACCTGCGCCTGGCCCAAGTATAGCGCTTATCTGAGGTATTACACCTGATGCAATTGTGTTCCTGAAGAAGATCTCGCTGTACGCAGCGAGACTGACAACACCCTCCTGAATTCTGGCCCCACCAGAATCGTTCAATCCTATCAAAGGTGCTCCGTTTTTCAGAGCCAAGTCCATCACCTTAGTCACTTTTTTACCAAACGCTTCTCCGAGGGAACCTCCAAATACTGTGAAGTCGTGAGCAAAGACATAAACCAGCCTGCCGTTTATCTTTCCATAACCGGTAATCACACCATCACCCAGAGGCTTTTTGTCGGCAAGTTCAAAGTTAGATGACCGGTGTACTACAAATTTATCGAGCTCTTGGAAGGTTCCTTCGTCAAGTAGTCTAGCTATTCTTTCTCTGGCCGTGAGCTTACCCTTTCTGTGCTGTTCCTGAATCTTGCCCTCTCCACCGCCTAGCTCAGCAATTCTGTTCATCTCTTCGAGCTTCTTTAAACGCTCTTCTGCCATTTGGCGTCGAACCGGGATGAGGATTGTATGAATTAAACCTTTGGAGTATCCTTATCACGCAAAAGCAGAACGGAGACTTGAAGCAGCCAGAAAGACGCCAGAAGAGAGGTGAAGGTTTCCTGAATTGCAATCCCACTCCAAGGCCATTTGATGAACCACACAGAAGCTGCAACTATTCCGAACAACGTAGCCAGCAATCCGGTGATAGGTGAACCGAGCGGCCAAGACAGATATCCGTAAATTATCATCGAAACAACAATGAGGCCAAAGAAGAAGGTTGAGATTATACCGTGAATCTCGCCTGCATTTTCGGGGAAGAGTCCAATGAGAGCCAGAGCAATACCTATAAAAGATATCAGCGTTCCGACAGTTACAAAGTGTTTTCCTCGATTCCCTCTCATCAGCATCAGCGAGAAGAGTATTACGAACACTCCTCCCAAGGTCAGCCCAGAATCGTAGATTCTGGCAGCCAAGCCATTGTTCAGGTTTCCAAGGTCACTTAACGCATCTTCATACATGTTGAACCAAGGAGACAAGAGCATAGAGACAATTATGAAAGGATACGGTAATACAGACGCAACGAGTCCCACCAACCTGTATAACTTCATGTTCTTGATGATGAGATACCTCCCTTTAACATGTTTGCCTGAAAGCTAACTCTTTTAGACATATCATATGCTGGTAATGGTGTGATAACCGGATACGCCGGAATTATTCAAAAGACATACCAAGGAAGCGCCTTTGAACTTCTGTCGTATGTGGTGAACGAATGCATAGAAAAAGCAGGGAAAGACTATCAGGATATAGACGGTCTCTGCCTTACCTATCTTCCTGGAATCTTTGACGGCAAAACCCACCTTCACTTCTTCGCAGAACAGGTCAAACAGTATCTTGGAATAAAGAGCAGGCTTGTCGATGTCGTGCATTTTGGTGGTGCCTCAGCACTAACCATGATACAGCGGGCAGAAAAGGCCGTGCATAATGGA
This portion of the Conexivisphaerales archaeon genome encodes:
- the leuS gene encoding leucine--tRNA ligase produces the protein MTTEKFNDQKWVRRWEEEKIFEADADPKKGKVFVTFPYPYMNGPLHLGHVFSGSRIDAYARFKRMQGYNVLFPWAWHWTGQPVVSAVRRYIEGDPLQIKIFTEIDKIPEDELKHFNDPVYVADYYTRENRQTVKNLGFSVDWRREFHTTSHEPLYSRFVEWQYNTLKALGYVVQGTHPVVWCPKDQSPTQDHDRLEGEGVAPEEYTAIKFQTDQDKTFLLAGTLRPETIFGVTNVWVNPDGDYVVVAVHGERWIMSRQAGLKLKEQMDDVEIQNSFKGTELTGKECTAPLTGRRIPILPAEFVDTDSVTGVVYSVPAHAPYDWLALRDLRQSSLDQKSKNMAESIQPISIISVQGFGEFPAIELVEKMKIKDQHDQKAEEATKELYSKEFHAGRLKENCADYAGMPVAKAKQLILDDLTKRNLAMQFFDLPERVVCRCGTVCIVKMLKDQWFLKYSDQEWKARSALAVSRANVFPPEARNQFIQTIYWLKDYPCARKTGLGTPLPWDKEWLVETLSDSTIYMAFYTIIPRLREKGIRPEQLTDQLLDYVFLGKGEASKIASDTNLEEDFVQQLRSEFLYWYPVNLRNSGKDLVSNHLTFFIMHHVALFDEELWPTAIGVNGMVQLEGARMSKSHGNFIAAKDAITKYGADATRATLLSTAEGLDDPDWRSKNAQDFKQKIESLPGLVTKVTNDAEDRTEGELDRWLIAKLQERIKAVTESMEMLKTRTAFFNAFFAPWNDLKWYLRRGKPNRRTVQLFFSTWTKLLSPFTPFVAEEMNHALGGKGLVSSSIWPEYDPSLIDPRAELSEDLVQEVISDIKEISSVINSKVTSAKIFVSNSQRRSTLKDVYNLLKEGRKEGEVIASFVSKSKPEEKGRVANEVQTMIKYCRELGMEKVGKLVSIQLDEYSILSSASDFICKETSLERLEVLQSDGLEAKKGRVPLPMKPVILLS
- a CDS encoding zinc-binding dehydrogenase, coding for MKAVRLIEKGKLETSEVPLPDKLEADQVLIKIDVTGICYRDILTVDGFFPNTKYPITLGHEITGRIIEKGENVRSFSVGDRIASLIYEPCGKCVDCLNGRENICRYKKTFGEELDGSYSEYIVARERSLVKVPAGASAEAAAISACVTGMLLHAFNRADTRPGETVLVTGAGGGVGIHAVQIAKALGCRVIAATSSMWKAEKIREYGADEVIIHQGNFNQQVKELTSGRGVDVVLESVGTPTLSDSIRSLSWGGRMVVVGNVNPAPTQLMLGHIILRENSIIGSLSSTRKEVEQALRLSAEGKIRPVVHAVLPLDQASEGHKIMKERGSLGRILLKP
- a CDS encoding acetyl-CoA carboxylase biotin carboxyl carrier protein subunit — its product is MTLFELYCQDRKLALEVKDADGYYLVNYAGRVFRVELGKEGINRYRAKVDNDVFKIRFIDEGLESYTLEVDGYIIEYRRKPKNDGEAKIRTASVIVSPLPGRILEIKVKKNQDVNLGDELIVIESMKMQTTLRAERNGTVKEVLVTEGDIIKRGQPVIEFTV
- a CDS encoding acetyl-CoA carboxylase biotin carboxylase subunit — its product is MYLFRKVLVANRGEIAVRVIRTLKLLGIQSVAVYSEADKDSMHVGMADEAYPIGQSAPQQSYLNKELLVETALRAGADAIHPGYGFLAENSEFAGLCEKRGVTFVGPSSRTLELTGNKSKCRELASSVGVPITPGSKGEVQEISKAKEIAEKIGYPVLVKSAYGGGGRGIREVKNSKQLEEIWNLALGEAAGSFGRASLYIEKLVKPARHVEMQIIADSYGKVVYLGERECSIQRRHQKLIEITPSPVINEADRKKLGEYAVKIARAVSYTNAGTVEFLRDSEGNFYFMEVNSRLQVEHPITEEVTGIDIVREQIAVASGERLNLEQEQIRPAGAAIECRITAEDPLNDFAPDSGTISSVRFPGGRGVRVDSYVTSGTRVPEYYDSLVAKIITKANTLDEARKLMLVALDELSIEGIKTNIPFHKEVLSHDSFINWQLNTDFIQDNAIIERLKRKEEERVRRIELYGAMALSVMLSRGIHLQTEQTRNTGRNKRIVRGERFFDVV
- a CDS encoding acyl-CoA carboxylase subunit beta — encoded protein: MAEERLKKLEEMNRIAELGGGEGKIQEQHRKGKLTARERIARLLDEGTFQELDKFVVHRSSNFELADKKPLGDGVITGYGKINGRLVYVFAHDFTVFGGSLGEAFGKKVTKVMDLALKNGAPLIGLNDSGGARIQEGVVSLAAYSEIFFRNTIASGVIPQISAILGPGAGGAVYSPALTDFVIMVKGISNMFITGPDVVKAALGQQVTFEELGGAEVSAKKSGVAHFVVDDELQCFSLIRKLLSFLPQNNGEEPPVMDLNDPSDRVDLSLRQIVPDSPNEPYDMLKIITKVVDSGDLLQVHKDWAPNIIVGFARLAGRSVGIVANQPLHLSGALDIDSSVKAARFVRFCDCFNIPIITFVDVPGYMPGLEQEHGGIIRHGSKLLFAYCEATVPKITVIVRKAYGGAYCAMGSKYSKADLNYAWPTAEIAVMGPDAAVNIIFRDELSNADSTQREELRSKLIREYREKFANPYEAASRGIIDEIIDPAQTRPKLISALASLENKSEFRPNKKHGNIPL
- a CDS encoding DUF998 domain-containing protein, giving the protein MKLYRLVGLVASVLPYPFIIVSMLLSPWFNMYEDALSDLGNLNNGLAARIYDSGLTLGGVFVILFSLMLMRGNRGKHFVTVGTLISFIGIALALIGLFPENAGEIHGIISTFFFGLIVVSMIIYGYLSWPLGSPITGLLATLFGIVAASVWFIKWPWSGIAIQETFTSLLASFWLLQVSVLLLRDKDTPKV